One Thermofilum pendens Hrk 5 DNA segment encodes these proteins:
- a CDS encoding TIM barrel protein: MWKPDKLYFGPAGIPTTVSKGGVKEGMLEVKRLGLDAMEIEFVRKIFLDDKSAQEVKKLRHELEIVLTVHAPYYVNLNSADESKVKASAERVLRSAEVGFKAGAWSVCFHAGYYGDSEPESAYARIKSEVAAIARQLRDEGVEIWLRPEVLGKPSEFGSLEEVIRLSEEVENVLPTIDFAHLHARGKGALRQYQDFAAVLDALESRLGRIALDNMHIHVSGIEYGEKGEIRHLNLTEADLDYKLLVKVLRDYNVKGVVISESPNLEQDALLLKELYYGGARTSKRKRSRGE, encoded by the coding sequence ATGTGGAAACCTGATAAGCTGTATTTCGGGCCTGCCGGGATACCGACCACGGTTTCTAAGGGTGGTGTAAAGGAGGGGATGCTTGAGGTTAAGCGGCTCGGGCTGGATGCCATGGAGATAGAGTTCGTGAGGAAGATCTTCCTGGACGATAAGAGCGCTCAGGAGGTCAAGAAGTTGCGGCACGAGCTGGAAATAGTGCTCACGGTCCACGCTCCCTACTACGTCAACCTGAACAGCGCCGATGAGTCGAAGGTGAAGGCCAGCGCGGAGAGGGTGTTGAGGAGCGCCGAGGTAGGCTTCAAGGCTGGCGCTTGGAGCGTCTGCTTCCACGCGGGGTACTACGGGGACAGCGAGCCGGAGTCCGCGTACGCCAGGATAAAGTCGGAGGTAGCCGCGATCGCGAGGCAACTTCGAGACGAAGGCGTCGAGATATGGCTTAGGCCCGAGGTTCTCGGCAAGCCCTCGGAGTTCGGTTCATTGGAGGAAGTTATTCGACTAAGCGAGGAAGTGGAGAATGTACTGCCTACGATCGACTTTGCCCACTTGCACGCTAGGGGTAAAGGCGCGCTCAGGCAGTACCAGGACTTCGCCGCGGTGCTGGATGCACTCGAAAGCAGGCTCGGCAGAATAGCACTCGACAACATGCATATCCACGTATCCGGCATCGAGTACGGTGAGAAAGGGGAGATCAGGCACCTCAACCTCACGGAGGCCGACCTGGACTACAAGCTACTCGTGAAGGTCCTCAGGGACTACAATGTTAAGGGAGTAGTTATTTCGGAGAGCCCAAACCTAGAGCAGGACGCGCTTCTTCTCAAGGAGCTTTACTACGGCGGGGCCAGGACGTCGAAGCGGAAGAGATCCCGGGGCGAGTAA
- the dph2 gene encoding diphthamide biosynthesis enzyme Dph2 — translation MEAGLSVGGYEVDLRPVREIRKLGARRVLLQAPDGLKHVARELAARLAADGVEAYVSGGHAWGGCDVALQEARAINADAILHLGHHGFVGARVDAPPVIFVPVYYEGLLFETFEKVVRNVALKGYRRVTIGTTYQHAKYFSRLVRLAEDAGLTVAGRHLDGYLGLVVGCNYAALAEDAEAVIVVAGGVFHALGAALWTGAPTWRVDPYTGDYGPVDVKPIVARRLRDLSRAIEARSFLVAVSSKTGQRRPEIARRIRDLLAERGLRAELAVFDEVTREGLLNLGSYDAYVNTACPRLAVDDPDLFPGPVVNPGELKYVLKGSLEGYSPRDLFRFDVLAPP, via the coding sequence ATGGAGGCCGGTCTCTCTGTAGGCGGCTACGAGGTGGACCTGCGCCCCGTCCGAGAGATCAGGAAGCTGGGGGCGCGCAGAGTTCTACTTCAGGCTCCCGACGGGCTCAAACACGTCGCCAGAGAGCTGGCGGCAAGGCTTGCCGCTGACGGCGTCGAAGCATACGTTTCGGGCGGGCACGCTTGGGGAGGGTGCGACGTAGCCTTGCAGGAAGCTCGGGCAATCAACGCCGACGCGATACTGCACTTAGGGCACCACGGCTTCGTGGGCGCTAGGGTGGACGCGCCCCCTGTCATCTTCGTGCCTGTCTACTACGAGGGTTTGCTTTTCGAAACCTTCGAGAAAGTCGTGAGGAACGTAGCCCTCAAGGGGTACAGGAGGGTAACTATAGGCACGACTTACCAGCACGCGAAGTACTTCTCCAGGCTCGTGAGGCTCGCCGAGGATGCCGGGCTAACGGTTGCAGGGAGGCACCTCGACGGGTACCTTGGGCTGGTAGTCGGGTGCAACTATGCGGCACTCGCCGAGGACGCTGAGGCCGTGATCGTAGTGGCTGGCGGCGTCTTCCACGCTCTGGGAGCGGCGCTCTGGACCGGCGCGCCCACGTGGAGGGTAGATCCGTACACTGGGGACTACGGGCCCGTTGACGTAAAGCCGATTGTAGCCAGGAGGCTCAGAGACCTCTCCCGCGCCATAGAGGCTAGAAGCTTCCTAGTGGCGGTATCGTCAAAGACGGGCCAGAGGAGGCCGGAGATCGCGCGGAGAATCAGGGATCTCCTCGCGGAGCGCGGGCTGCGGGCTGAGCTCGCAGTGTTCGACGAGGTCACAAGAGAGGGTCTGCTCAACCTAGGCTCCTACGACGCCTACGTCAACACGGCTTGCCCGAGGCTCGCAGTCGATGACCCCGACTTATTTCCTGGGCCCGTGGTAAACCCAGGGGAACTTAAGTACGTCCTAAAGGGGAGCCTAGAGGGTTACTCGCCCCGGGATCTCTTCCGCTTCGACGTCCTGGCCCCGCCGTAG
- a CDS encoding PhoH family protein, which translates to MGEVVKGVAMSLPFTPATEKQKMLLGALESPDVDLVGVFGPSGTGKSFVVLLYGLSAVRSGKYKRMVVVKPLVSLSRSKVLDSSEMGNLFFEIASSYVEDVAGDYVDLKELREMFDQRKVVFVDPDFLAGRTFDNSLVFLDDVQYASPDLVTECIIRTGKNSKLVIAGDPILQALEGKTRNTAAIARELLLGEERSLVINMGINDIVRPGSKRGFKLALESRLRRRALSEEEEKVKAILQSHAPDADVVTVVWLKDLKEKFGAHTAPDVLAVAKENTLSRLIGKKGERINKAQEEAGVQIRAVELTQDLGEIVKAIHPVGWIRKHITSVEIEGSELAVYVNPDEYGAFVGKQGSYIRFLDAAVRRLLGLGVRGKHAEKTEQRGAKRK; encoded by the coding sequence ATGGGTGAAGTGGTTAAGGGGGTTGCAATGTCGCTTCCGTTTACACCTGCTACTGAGAAGCAGAAGATGTTGCTGGGAGCTCTCGAAAGCCCGGACGTGGACCTAGTGGGGGTCTTCGGTCCCAGCGGTACGGGGAAAAGCTTCGTCGTGCTCCTCTACGGCCTCTCTGCGGTTCGGAGCGGGAAGTACAAGAGGATGGTGGTCGTAAAGCCTCTAGTAAGCCTCTCCAGGTCTAAGGTACTCGACTCCAGCGAGATGGGTAACCTCTTCTTCGAGATAGCCTCCTCCTACGTGGAAGACGTGGCCGGCGACTACGTAGACCTGAAGGAGCTTAGGGAGATGTTCGACCAGAGAAAGGTGGTGTTCGTCGACCCGGACTTCCTCGCAGGTAGGACTTTCGACAACAGCCTGGTCTTCCTGGACGACGTCCAGTACGCCTCGCCCGACCTCGTGACGGAGTGCATCATTAGAACCGGGAAGAACTCCAAGCTCGTAATAGCTGGTGACCCCATACTCCAGGCGCTCGAAGGAAAGACGAGAAACACTGCCGCTATAGCCCGGGAGTTGCTCCTCGGGGAGGAGAGGTCCCTCGTTATAAACATGGGTATAAACGACATAGTGAGGCCCGGCTCCAAGAGAGGCTTCAAGCTGGCGCTCGAGTCAAGGTTGAGGCGCAGGGCCCTCAGCGAAGAGGAGGAGAAGGTGAAAGCGATACTTCAAAGCCATGCCCCTGACGCCGACGTGGTGACCGTGGTCTGGCTAAAAGACCTGAAGGAAAAGTTCGGCGCGCACACAGCCCCCGATGTCCTGGCGGTCGCGAAGGAGAATACCCTGAGCAGGCTTATAGGGAAGAAGGGCGAAAGGATAAACAAGGCCCAGGAGGAGGCGGGGGTCCAGATAAGGGCTGTCGAGTTGACGCAGGATCTCGGGGAGATAGTGAAGGCAATACACCCAGTGGGGTGGATCAGGAAGCATATCACGAGCGTAGAGATAGAGGGCTCGGAGCTCGCCGTATACGTAAATCCCGACGAGTACGGAGCATTCGTAGGCAAACAAGGGTCCTACATCAGGTTCTTGGACGCCGCTGTACGGAGGCTTCTGGGGCTCGGGGTCAGGGGGAAGCACGCCGAGAAGACCGAGCAGCGAGGAGCAAAGAGGAAGTAA